The Primulina huaijiensis isolate GDHJ02 chromosome 18, ASM1229523v2, whole genome shotgun sequence DNA window TAAGTTTATCGATTCTCTTGCTTTGGAAGATCTATAACTCTAATGCTCGATTAATAAATGGAATCACGTCTATGGCTATTGGTTATTTACTTTCTTTTAATTCGACTTGAATTTCTTGTCTGTTGTGATATTTGTTTTGAATCACATGCTATAAATTTTGGATCTTATATCTCATTCAAAATGTTTTAATAAGTGTGAAAACTAGAAGGGTTTTTGCTGGTAGAAACATTACTAAACTCTATTTTTAGATGAATATCGcaaacaaatttaaatttttgacagGATTTGGTTACAGCATAGTAGCAGCATGGTAACTTGTTGGGTAATGAGATCCGTTTTTGTGCTAGTCTAAGTTGCAAAAAGTTGTTTGGTTCACTAGACAAAAAAGCTAGTTGGCATTCATTTTACATCTCTGAACCTAACTGCTATGTGTTCAAGTAGAAAGCAAACGAACCAAGTCAAGCCGGTCAGTATCATGTTCGAGCTtgtatcatttaaaatataaaaaagctCGAGCTCAATTCGAGTTTTCGTCACGAGGTTCGAGTTCGACTCGTTTTGAAATTATTAAGTTCGAGAATAACTCGAGCTCagttcattaatagctcgtttatcATATTTTACGAGCTTGACTCAAACTCGGCTCGTTAATAGAGCTTGTTTTCAAGCTCGTCAAGAACATGATTGAGGTCGAGTTTGAGCTTGATTCGAGCTCGGCTCATTTAAGGTATATATAGGCTCGAGCTCAGTTCGGATTTTTATCATAAGGCTCAAGCTCAGCTTGTTTTGAAATTAATATGCTCATGAATAGCTCAAGTTCGGTTCATTAATAACacgtttatcatgtttaacgaGCCCGGCTCGAGCTCAACTCATTAAGTAGACTCGTTTTCGAGCTCAAAGCATTCTTAACCAAACGGCCGACTAAGATATGAGAATTTAATGGTAGTAGGCTTCTCATTTTAGTCTTTCAATCCCTTATCTTTCACTCAGATATCGATGTGAGCCAATACAAATAGTCTTCCAGTGATTGAGTTCCCAACAAACTATCTAACCTCGAGCTCGAGCCACATAAACGAGCCGAATATTCTTAAGCTCGAGCTCAGCTCAATGAGCTTAACTAACGAGCTTTTTACCGAGCGGAACTCCGAATAGCTCGCGCGCAGCTTAGTTCATTTACATATCTAATGATCCCCGCAagttaaattaaaaaatgtagTTGTGCTAAGTGATGTAAATCCATCTTTCTTTCAACAAAGTCTTGTGTTCAAACCATTAAATTTGTattagtactaatatttttatttttcaactcaacaaatgagccaTATAAATGAGCATTTTCACGAATATGTAGACGAATCAAACTTGAACCAGAAAAATTAGCCGAAATCGAGCTTGAGCTTGCGAACCATAATGAATGTGTTCAtgagccacctaaacgagctCGAGATCGTGAGCCTATTAACGAACATATTCGTGAGCTCGCGAACCGCCTATTCTTAAACTCGAGCTCGGCTCTATAAAATTGTCAAGCTCCAAATCGACCTCAAACTCGGTTCGATAAGATTAACGAACGAACTCGAACGAGATTTTTCTAGAGTCGAGCCCCGAATAGCACGCGAACGgtttggttcgtttacatccctatGTTCAAGTCATGTGGAGAGGATTCGAGATACCAAATATCATCATACTTCAACAGAAAGGTCAGTTCAGGATTGAAAACAGTGTGTCAATCCATTGGGATAATCTCCGAACAAACCCGATCTTTATGTAAAACCATGTCATTCTGCGTTCACAAATAATTTCTTTATGTGTTCTTTCTTAATCATACACTCAGAGCAGAGCATATATAGGAGGCCAGAAGGGATCCTTATATAACCAGATGTGCGGAAAAAAAATGGTCTGCCTATGCTGAATTCCAGATGAAAAGGAACAAGTAGGGCTTCAAACTATCAGATTGCATCGATATTGTAATCACCTCTTGAAAAAATCATGTcatttgaatataaaaaatttacacCCCTAAGGCCCAAGGGTACAGGTGAGAGTAATCCTGCAATGTGTCTTGTATAACATGCCATCTCTGCCCAGACCCTTGTCTTGGAACTTAACAGTTGAGAattttagtgaattttcagTTGTCCAATGCATGCAAGTTTTGATGCCGAATTCTTGAAGTCCATTTGAATATTCAACTCCAAATGAAAGTAAATTAGCAACTTCTTCCTGGACTTTCTACTAATCGAACTGCTCTAGTGACTAAATTGCTTGATTGCTACAATACATTAAACCAACTAGTTTAACAAGGAGTCCACCACCTAATTGAAAGACAGCCATAGGAGGGACTGCTTATTTCAAGACGTTGAAGGTtatcaacatatatttttctaatatttcaGCACATGGTGTATCATATAGCCAAATGAAGTAGAATTTTTTTGGCAGCCGTCACACACAAGGGAAAAAAAATCTTGCAACACCTCAACAACCTCGAAAGCATTCTAATGTAGAAGTTAGAAATCAATATCGATCCCTTTTATCAACCACCATGTAAATCATTACTGACTTTTCTAAGATACAGAAGTAGGCATTCATAAATCAATAATTGCCACAAAAATTTCCATACCTCGACCAGTTACAACAACTTATCAAGGAAAACTTAAACAACAAAACTAGATCAGCATACCAACTGAATTCAAATTTATCAACTTAACACATGATACATAGCTAAAGATTTCCATATCAAAGCTTCACATAACTTGCCTATCAGCAGCCTCAGCAACAAGAGGCAATCTCGGAAGTTGGCCCAGCAAACAGGAAGAAGATCCATAAATCATACAAACAAACAGAAACAAGAACACAGTACTATCCAAACTCATAACAATATCCAATCCCGCACCATCTCTAGGGCTGAAACTTCTCTCCAAAAGGTCAGGGAATATCAAGAGCACATCAAGAACTATAGCCTGCATAGTATTAAATCTCACGTACCTACTGAAATTGGGATTCCTGACAACAACAAAGTAAAGGGTCAAGAAAACCAGAAACCCATTAAAAGGAAAGCTCTTGAAGATCCTGATAGCGGGAACTAAGGGCTGGATGATGGTTTGAAAGGGAGAGAACTGCGTGATGACATATTTTCCATACTGAATTCCATCAAAGAAAGGGTAGAAGTAGGTGATAGCTGAGATTAAACGGTCAGGCGCGTCAGCTGAGTTGCTATCCTTGGATTTGGATGTGATGATGAATTTTCTGGTAGTTCTATGTTTCCTCAAGGGCGGAGCCACGAAGTTGAGTGGCGAGAATCGGAGGTTCGGATTTGATGAAGACAATGTGTGAAGGGGTTGCTTCACAAATGTAGCTGCAGGGGTGGAGAAGAGATTGGTCATGGTCACGGCCATTGCTGAACGAGAGTGCAATTGGGGTGGTGAATTGTGTGTCCAATCTCATGCCTCACAGCTACCAAATAATTTCTATCCTAAGCCCACAGGACCAAAAATGGCCAAGGTCCAACTTCTCTTAAATTGAACACCAAAATGAGGGATCTAATCGAGCTTAATCGAGcttaaatattgaatatttgagtttGACTCATTTATAATTGAGTCGAActcgatttttatttaactataTATTCAAGGTTCATGAGATTATTCGAGTTTTTATCAAACATAAACAagcttaataaataaaaattataaatttaaatatttattaaattcattagaaactaaattatatatttagagaaaaatattaaatttatatatatttttctttgttttcgtAAGTAaagtataaaatttataaattcaatatcaaaaatattgtttttcatcTAAGAACTAACTCATAAGTAATGTaacgaacatgttcacgagtTAACGAGCCGAATATTATAAAGCTTGAGTTTGATTCATTTAACTTaacgagcttttatcgaatcgagtttCGAATAGCTCCCGAACGACTTGGTTCATTTACATTCTtaactaaaatacatattttgttGTTAATTTAATTGACTCACCTCCTATATTCTCCAACTTTTTACAAAGAATAATATCATAATATGTTTTTAGAAATTAGAGATCATATATTGATACTATGATCTTAGATGTTCTTTACTATCTATCGATCAACGCATACTAATCTAcctcaaatattaatttttagtaaatatTCATCAATAATTTACTTAAGATTACAAGGGTGAAAGTCCTAAATCTTAGCTATTCACACAAGTGTTCATCAGGCGTAGGACAAGCTCTTCTGGGATGCAGAACTTTTATGTAAAGCTGTCGTCGCAAATTGTCCCGAGTGAAGAAAGTGGTTGTTTAGGTGGGAGCTCGTATGGAACAACAATGGAAGTTTTCGTATCACAATGCAAACCACGTGGGATGATAAAGAATGACATGAAGATGAGGAATTGCTTGATAGAAATGTAAGACGTGGTTATTTTTCTTGTGCAtggaaatttcaaaaattacagAAGCTATTCAAAAGACACTATTCTTAGAACTGGCATATCCGATGATGGCTTATAGCTCATGACCTTGTCCCACTCTTGAAGAAGAACGTTTAGGATAAGGTATTAGATTCGAGATTTAAACATAACAAACTCTTCACTcggtttaaaaaataataataactgacatATCCATTTGGGACACTTTTAGTTCATCCAATGCTTGAATGCAAATGAATAGATCACAAATTAGAGCGAATATACTATCTTCTCGATACAATAATCTAGATAGAGTACAAGAAAGTGGCTCTCCCGAGCTTCCTTGGCCAAAAATTATCTTTTGTATATACCACCCAATGAAGCAAGTCACTTGTCAAAAGAATGAAGTTCTCAGTTCTCGATGCTATCATCAATCTTGCCGCCAAGAAGGATCTTCTCAATTAGTTGGTCGATAGAATTTTCCATTACCCTGAGTAGTTTGTCAAATAAATCAAACGCAAAGTACTAATTAAATACCAGAAAACTAAGAATATCTCAATCGGTTGCCATAGGGCTGCTCACCTTGATGCCAATTGCTATGGCTGTTTTTTCTTAATCAGCTCACCTAGTCTTTAAGAGCCTCTCTTGCTTTCTTTCACAAATATGAGAGGCTCAAAGCAGGTAGATGTTTCGTTATCCTCGCCGAGGATCGCAATCGGATGCCAGAAATATTGCCTACACATGCACAACATTTAATAATCTCTTGTTAAAATAAGCTGCGGGAATCAATCCAGAGAAGATGATCATCAGTACTTAAAATGGCCAAAGATATCAAAGGCGTGAAATTGAATAGAACATTTCATTAGAGCACATTATACCCTGGAATCGAAATGGCCAAATACTAGCCAAAACCAAAATGTGGCACAACCAGACAGAATTAGAGTTGGCAAATCAGAAAATCTCCTCTGAAATTGGTCTAAGAATTGTATACAAGCAACATAGTTGAATCATTTTTGTTGTGGTGGATgacaaattaaaaacaattaggAAATCTGAATAAAAGAAAGGAATATGAAATCATTAATGTGATTCgacctaaaattttaaaatattcaatgGTTGTATCTAAAGGTGAACATTTATACTCATACGTCAGATCAatagaaaaaaggaaaaaaaagagttTGACCTCAAATGTATCGATAAATGTTTACAATTGAACATATTCTTATGACAATGGCTCAAGAGTAGCATCTCATTAACCGTTTTCATTTATTATAGAACCTATGCATCTCAAGAACACGACTACTCAACTCGAAACAGGATCCTGCAGAACAGGCAACCCTATTGATGATTGCTAGAGGTGTGATCCTGACTGGGAAACTAACCGAAATAAATCAAAGAAATCAATTGACTTGCTATGTAATACTTTAGATTGTTAATTGGCATTTCTATttctattattaaataatattttaacaaattCATAATTCATGCTTGACgaataaaaaatttaagcatatataatttgaaaaaaaaaaaaaaaattgatttcaatCCGATCTGAAATCAGTCCAAAATACATTCAAATTCAATCAACAATCGGGCCAAATCTGGTTCAATCTGTTTGTTTTTACCCGGTTTTTGATtgatttatatatcaaattctATAAATCCAGAACAGATTTAAGCTCGTATGTTAACCGaccatattaaattatatatttgatgaAAGTGTTAGTCTTGATATCATCCTCCATGCAATAACTGTGTTGCCACTATGTTAGTTCTTTCATCAGCTAGAAATTGGAGTTGCTTGTGAGAATGAACATGAAGGAAAATGGAGGAACTGTATAGAAAGACATGGAAATAGTGACTTCTTGGATAGTGCAATGGTCAACCATGGTAGGGGCAACCTTTCCGTCGCGTCGGGGGTGAAGATTTTTGGGAGAATACCAAACATGACAAGATTTTGGTGGAGAATCTGGTACTTTGAAAATTTAGTAAGCGATCctctcacatatctttattcgtgatAATAATGATCGATTATAATCATATTTACAATTATAAGTAACATTTTTgctataaaaattaatatttttcatgaatcatCGAAATAAGAGATGTGTCTCACGAAATTGATTTGTGAGACTGTGTTAAAAAAGTTTTTTTCTATTCAATTCAAATCTACTCTAATTATTTTGagtaaactttaaaataaattacatttatattcataaaatatagttttatcaGTATCGAAACAAAAATGATAATATCTTAAATCCCCGATTAGTAAAATTTCAAGGATATTGTTTTAAATCCATacatcaaacaaaataattcaatcCGAAAACAACTTTAAAGTCTGCAACATTTTTTCTGTTTCACAGTCATGA harbors:
- the LOC140964008 gene encoding protein TIC 20-v, chloroplastic, translated to MAVTMTNLFSTPAATFVKQPLHTLSSSNPNLRFSPLNFVAPPLRKHRTTRKFIITSKSKDSNSADAPDRLISAITYFYPFFDGIQYGKYVITQFSPFQTIIQPLVPAIRIFKSFPFNGFLVFLTLYFVVVRNPNFSRYVRFNTMQAIVLDVLLIFPDLLERSFSPRDGAGLDIVMSLDSTVFLFLFVCMIYGSSSCLLGQLPRLPLVAEAADRQVM